From the Pleurocapsa sp. PCC 7319 genome, one window contains:
- the rppA gene encoding two-component system response regulator RppA: MRILLVEDEPDLGAAIKQSLDRSNHVVDWAVDGLDAWDYFKLKEYHLGIFDWLLPGISGIELTKRIRQQQKPLPILMLTAKDSMEDKITGLDAGADDYLVKPFDMPELLARMRALQRRTPQLQPKRLQVGNLSLDYATNTFWLQEESGEKQVLLTKKEFQLLEYFMQHSEQIVTSDQLLNRLWEFGAEPPSNVVAAQVYLLRRKLAKYGCDEMLETVYGLGYRFKS; the protein is encoded by the coding sequence ATGCGAATATTGCTAGTTGAAGATGAGCCAGACCTAGGGGCAGCTATCAAGCAGAGTTTAGACCGCAGCAATCACGTTGTAGATTGGGCTGTGGATGGACTGGATGCCTGGGATTACTTCAAGCTCAAGGAATACCATCTGGGAATTTTTGACTGGCTATTACCTGGAATATCGGGAATAGAATTAACCAAGCGAATTCGGCAGCAGCAAAAGCCTTTACCCATACTGATGTTGACGGCAAAAGACAGTATGGAGGACAAAATAACTGGCTTAGACGCGGGAGCAGATGATTATTTGGTTAAACCTTTTGATATGCCCGAACTGCTAGCAAGAATGAGGGCTTTACAAAGAAGAACTCCTCAACTACAACCTAAAAGATTACAGGTGGGCAATCTTAGCCTAGATTACGCTACTAATACCTTTTGGCTGCAAGAGGAGTCGGGGGAAAAGCAGGTATTGCTGACAAAAAAGGAATTCCAGTTACTAGAGTATTTCATGCAGCATTCCGAGCAAATCGTTACCAGCGACCAATTGTTGAATCGCTTATGGGAATTTGGGGCAGAACCACCCAGTAATGTAGTGGCAGCCCAGGTATATTTGCTAAGACGTAAATTAGCTAAGTATGGCTGCGATGAGATGTTAGAAACCGTTTACGGACTGGGTTATCGTTTCAAGTCTTAA
- a CDS encoding DUF2808 domain-containing protein, translating to MSKKIFISSVMAISTIVFGANYLIFKPVNAVELLDGKKAFESGLRLTRAAATFSSRNSSSAKYQFTIEVPEDAGEALKSVKITQKENSDTVVFKADKSKASLGNSLAGDNIPLAAVGGESQPGETTVVFDTPVEPGNTVTISVKPKQNPSIDGVYLFGVTAYPTGENSPGLYLGSGRIHITE from the coding sequence ATGTCTAAAAAAATATTTATCTCTTCGGTAATGGCTATTTCTACTATAGTTTTTGGAGCTAATTATTTAATTTTCAAACCTGTAAATGCAGTGGAACTACTCGACGGTAAAAAAGCTTTTGAAAGCGGGCTTCGTCTCACCCGCGCTGCTGCCACTTTTAGCAGTCGCAATAGTTCCTCAGCCAAATATCAATTTACGATTGAAGTTCCCGAAGACGCGGGAGAAGCTTTAAAGTCCGTCAAGATTACTCAGAAAGAAAACTCCGATACTGTGGTTTTCAAAGCAGATAAATCAAAAGCTTCATTGGGCAACAGTTTGGCAGGGGATAATATTCCTCTAGCTGCGGTAGGAGGAGAGTCTCAGCCTGGAGAAACCACCGTTGTTTTCGACACTCCTGTAGAGCCAGGAAATACAGTCACAATATCTGTCAAACCCAAGCAGAATCCTTCTATTGATGGAGTATATCTATTTGGCGTTACTGCCTATCCCACTGGCGAAAATAGCCCAGGTTTATATCTTGGTTCTGGTCGAATTCACATTACCGAATAG
- a CDS encoding efflux RND transporter periplasmic adaptor subunit — protein sequence MTANTTKNQGSTSDDNENLPEDSLKSDPATEEVTHPSTVEPESVTETAPQQESASNFKWGKTLLGLGVFALLTGNILVLTNHLKPSSSMAGMEGMDHGDMSHDEMMAVDGSFNPNPVRVETVKPQVLEASVSYTGTIKPYEEIMVYPRVAGQLTNYSVYPGDRVTAGQPIATLDASELTTGVAEAAAEVSTMETDLEMSKIEVDEQKSAIAQIEADLDYLNLKKDRFARLVKDGVISQDEFDVVDSEVRSKEAALKQARVKLARMEAMVTNNRAKINQAKAKVDTAKVMQGYTTINSPISGIVQERNVDPGVVVQPSMGIVKIGNYNRVRLQANVAQSDAVKINPGATVVATVPGSNMTPIKGKITSIFPQANSQTRTVTVEAVIDNPDGQLLSGKFLEMKIVTARKPNAITVPQAAVVEFQDQPSVWVVQGDTVTAQPVTLGMSTGDRVEVTSGLESAQAVVTSGQNRLVENAPVAVINQSEQPIASNQAATQDIQIQLVSPDNNEVAMGDAQLVIEVKDAQGQPLDVTNLEMSASMPMKNMAPMSAPVEVQPAGEPGKFKADTYLSMKGDWTITAQVKDSKNKGKQEFTVKVQ from the coding sequence ATGACCGCAAATACTACAAAGAATCAAGGGTCAACGTCTGATGATAATGAGAACTTACCAGAAGATTCTCTAAAATCAGATCCCGCAACCGAAGAAGTTACGCACCCTTCAACTGTCGAACCAGAGTCAGTAACAGAAACCGCTCCTCAGCAGGAATCAGCCTCAAATTTTAAATGGGGAAAAACCCTTTTGGGATTAGGCGTTTTCGCTCTGCTGACAGGAAACATCCTGGTATTAACCAACCACCTCAAACCTTCTAGCTCAATGGCAGGGATGGAAGGAATGGATCATGGGGATATGTCTCACGATGAGATGATGGCGGTGGATGGTTCATTTAATCCTAATCCCGTGCGGGTAGAAACCGTCAAACCCCAGGTATTAGAAGCCAGCGTGAGCTATACGGGGACGATTAAACCCTATGAAGAAATTATGGTTTATCCTCGTGTAGCTGGACAATTGACCAACTACTCGGTTTATCCAGGCGATCGCGTTACCGCAGGACAGCCCATAGCTACTCTAGATGCTTCGGAGTTAACTACGGGTGTCGCCGAAGCAGCAGCCGAGGTTAGCACGATGGAAACCGACCTGGAGATGAGCAAGATTGAGGTAGACGAACAAAAAAGCGCGATCGCTCAGATTGAAGCAGATTTGGACTATCTTAACCTTAAAAAAGACCGTTTTGCTCGTCTGGTAAAGGATGGAGTTATTTCCCAAGATGAGTTTGATGTAGTCGATAGCGAAGTCAGAAGTAAAGAAGCTGCCCTCAAGCAAGCACGGGTAAAATTGGCGAGGATGGAAGCGATGGTAACTAATAACCGCGCCAAAATTAATCAAGCCAAAGCTAAAGTCGATACTGCCAAAGTGATGCAGGGTTACACCACTATTAATTCTCCTATTTCTGGTATCGTGCAGGAACGAAACGTCGATCCTGGGGTAGTAGTTCAACCCAGTATGGGCATCGTTAAAATCGGCAACTACAATCGGGTACGCCTACAGGCTAACGTCGCTCAAAGCGATGCCGTTAAGATTAATCCAGGGGCTACAGTAGTTGCTACTGTTCCTGGCAGTAACATGACCCCCATTAAAGGAAAAATTACCAGCATCTTTCCCCAAGCTAACAGTCAAACTCGCACGGTAACGGTAGAGGCAGTTATCGACAATCCCGACGGGCAATTACTTTCTGGTAAGTTCCTTGAAATGAAGATTGTTACCGCCCGTAAACCCAATGCCATTACTGTTCCTCAAGCTGCGGTGGTGGAATTTCAAGACCAGCCCTCAGTGTGGGTAGTCCAAGGAGATACGGTAACAGCCCAACCCGTAACCTTGGGAATGTCTACGGGAGACAGGGTGGAAGTAACCAGTGGTTTAGAGTCGGCACAGGCGGTAGTAACTTCGGGTCAAAATCGCTTGGTAGAAAATGCCCCCGTAGCGGTGATTAACCAATCCGAACAACCCATCGCATCTAATCAAGCTGCGACTCAAGATATTCAAATCCAGTTAGTCAGTCCCGATAATAACGAGGTAGCAATGGGTGATGCCCAACTGGTAATCGAAGTTAAAGATGCTCAAGGTCAACCGCTCGATGTTACAAACCTAGAGATGAGCGCGTCCATGCCGATGAAAAACATGGCACCGATGTCTGCCCCCGTAGAAGTCCAGCCCGCAGGTGAACCAGGTAAATTTAAAGCCGATACCTATCTCAGCATGAAAGGAGACTGGACGATTACCGCTCAAGTCAAAGACTCGAAAAATAAAGGCAAGCAAGAGTTTACCGTCAAAGTTCAGTAG
- a CDS encoding FixH family protein: MKKLILILLPLSFLAFACSPAQSDTNVTSTAPTEKAQNKQANTATVNLVSPEPQTEIPMGAAEMILEVVDSNGNPVKVESLDVSATMPMDGMEDMMGKVEVTPAEEPGRFKATTYFGMQGTWNVVASVQDPQYQANQEFSFEVK; this comes from the coding sequence ATGAAAAAACTAATCTTAATTTTACTTCCCTTAAGTTTCTTAGCTTTCGCCTGTAGTCCTGCCCAAAGCGATACCAATGTTACTTCTACTGCCCCTACTGAAAAAGCACAAAATAAACAAGCCAATACCGCTACTGTAAATTTAGTCAGTCCCGAACCCCAAACAGAAATTCCTATGGGTGCAGCCGAGATGATTCTAGAAGTGGTAGATAGCAATGGCAATCCCGTAAAAGTAGAAAGCTTGGATGTCAGCGCAACTATGCCAATGGACGGAATGGAAGACATGATGGGCAAGGTAGAAGTTACCCCCGCAGAAGAACCAGGACGTTTTAAAGCTACTACTTATTTTGGAATGCAGGGTACTTGGAATGTAGTTGCCAGCGTGCAAGATCCTCAATATCAAGCGAACCAAGAATTTTCTTTTGAAGTCAAGTAG